The proteins below come from a single Anaerobranca gottschalkii DSM 13577 genomic window:
- the fdhF gene encoding formate dehydrogenase subunit alpha has translation MEHVSIIIDGKKVSVPKNSTVLEAAKFAGIEIPTLCHHPAISNTGSCRICVVEIEGHKNLPASCVYPVQEGMVINTKTDKVVKARQHILELLLANHPKDCMTCEAAGNCKLMDYCYDYGVEDSRFEGAVSERHVDDNNPFIQRDYEKCILCGACVKICDEVQGNNVIDFANRGFDTTISAPFNKELEVGNCVFCGQCMSVCPTGALTSKISKGKARAWETKKVLTTCSYCGVGCNFYLEVKNDEIVGVSSHFDSPVNGGHLCVKGRFGWDFVNSPDRLKTPLIKKDGKFQEATWEEAIELISTKFKEIKENYGSDAFAGLASARVTNEDNFAFQKLFRAVLGTNNIDHCARLUHAPTVAGLATSLGSGAMTNTIAEIENTKGLLVIGSNTTETHPITALRIKKAVKKGAKLVVIDPRRIELTKYADVFLQIRPGTNLAILNGLLHVIIRDGLVDKDFIERRTENFEAVKEAVKDYTPERVAKICGVKPEDIEKAARIYGEADGAGILYCMGITQHTTGVDTVFAISNLALATGNVGRENAGVNPLRGQNNVQGACDMGALPNVYPGYQAVTNPDFKAKFEQAWGVTLSDKPGLTISGMLHGAMEKTIRAMYIMGENPVLTDPDSNHVIEALNNLDFLVVQDIFLTETAKLADVVLPAATFAEKDGTFTNTERRVQRVRQAINPRGESKPDWMIITKIANSLGANWNYQKPEDIMAEISKVTPAYGGINYERIDKVGLHWPCPTLDHPGTPTLHRDTFPIGKGKFIPVEHRDSQELPDEEYPLILTTGRNLYHYHSGSMTRRAKGLKAFRDEELLEINPITAKELGIEDGETVKVISRRGEITTKVQLTEKVGPGVVFMTFHFAESAVNVLTNPALDPVSKTPEFKSCAVRIEKL, from the coding sequence ATGGAACATGTATCAATCATAATAGATGGTAAGAAAGTATCTGTTCCTAAAAACAGTACTGTATTGGAAGCTGCTAAATTTGCAGGGATTGAAATTCCAACCCTTTGTCACCACCCTGCAATAAGTAATACCGGTTCTTGTAGAATCTGTGTTGTGGAAATCGAAGGTCATAAGAACTTACCTGCTTCCTGTGTTTATCCAGTACAAGAAGGTATGGTGATAAATACAAAAACCGATAAAGTAGTAAAGGCCCGTCAACATATTTTAGAATTACTTCTTGCTAACCATCCGAAGGATTGTATGACTTGCGAAGCTGCCGGTAATTGTAAGTTAATGGATTACTGCTATGATTATGGTGTTGAAGACTCCAGATTTGAAGGGGCAGTAAGTGAAAGACATGTAGATGACAACAACCCCTTCATCCAAAGGGATTATGAAAAGTGTATCCTATGTGGTGCTTGTGTAAAAATCTGTGATGAAGTTCAAGGAAACAATGTTATAGATTTTGCAAATCGTGGATTTGATACTACAATTTCAGCACCTTTTAATAAAGAACTAGAGGTAGGTAACTGCGTATTCTGTGGTCAATGTATGTCAGTTTGTCCAACCGGTGCCTTAACTTCTAAAATTTCTAAAGGTAAGGCTAGGGCTTGGGAAACTAAAAAAGTACTAACAACATGTTCTTATTGTGGTGTTGGTTGTAACTTCTACTTAGAAGTAAAAAATGATGAAATCGTCGGTGTTAGCTCCCATTTTGATAGCCCAGTTAATGGTGGACACCTTTGTGTAAAAGGCCGTTTTGGTTGGGATTTTGTCAACAGTCCAGATCGTTTAAAAACACCTTTAATTAAGAAAGATGGTAAATTCCAAGAAGCTACTTGGGAAGAAGCAATAGAGTTAATTAGCACTAAGTTTAAAGAAATTAAAGAAAATTACGGATCTGACGCTTTTGCAGGTCTAGCTTCTGCTAGGGTAACCAATGAAGATAATTTCGCATTCCAAAAATTATTTAGAGCCGTTTTAGGTACTAACAATATTGACCACTGTGCCCGCCTCTGACACGCCCCAACTGTGGCTGGTCTAGCCACTTCATTAGGTAGCGGTGCAATGACAAATACCATTGCAGAAATTGAAAATACCAAAGGATTATTAGTAATCGGTTCAAATACTACTGAGACCCATCCTATCACAGCTTTGAGAATTAAAAAAGCAGTGAAAAAAGGTGCTAAACTGGTTGTGATTGATCCAAGAAGGATAGAACTGACAAAATATGCCGATGTATTCCTTCAAATCAGACCAGGTACTAACCTTGCTATTTTAAACGGATTATTACACGTAATCATCAGAGATGGTTTAGTGGATAAAGACTTTATTGAAAGAAGAACTGAAAACTTCGAAGCAGTAAAAGAAGCAGTGAAAGATTATACTCCAGAAAGAGTAGCAAAAATTTGTGGTGTTAAACCAGAAGATATTGAAAAAGCTGCAAGAATTTACGGAGAAGCAGATGGTGCAGGTATCCTATACTGTATGGGTATAACCCAACACACCACTGGTGTTGATACTGTATTTGCTATCTCTAACTTAGCTTTAGCTACTGGTAATGTAGGTAGAGAAAATGCAGGGGTTAACCCATTAAGGGGACAAAACAACGTTCAAGGTGCTTGTGATATGGGTGCATTACCTAATGTATACCCTGGATATCAAGCTGTTACTAACCCTGATTTTAAAGCTAAATTTGAACAGGCTTGGGGAGTTACATTGTCAGATAAACCTGGGTTAACTATCTCTGGAATGCTCCATGGAGCAATGGAAAAAACCATTAGAGCCATGTACATTATGGGAGAAAACCCAGTATTAACAGACCCAGACTCCAATCATGTAATAGAAGCACTAAATAACTTAGACTTCTTAGTTGTACAAGATATATTCTTAACAGAAACAGCTAAATTAGCAGATGTAGTACTTCCAGCAGCTACCTTTGCTGAAAAAGATGGAACCTTTACTAATACTGAAAGAAGGGTTCAAAGGGTTCGTCAAGCCATTAACCCAAGGGGAGAATCTAAACCAGATTGGATGATTATTACTAAAATTGCCAACTCTTTAGGAGCTAACTGGAACTACCAAAAACCAGAAGATATTATGGCTGAAATTTCTAAAGTAACCCCAGCTTATGGTGGAATCAATTATGAAAGAATCGATAAAGTTGGTTTACATTGGCCATGTCCAACATTAGATCATCCAGGTACTCCAACCCTTCATAGAGATACATTCCCAATAGGTAAAGGTAAATTCATTCCAGTAGAACACAGAGACTCCCAAGAATTACCTGATGAAGAATACCCATTAATCCTTACTACTGGACGTAACTTATACCACTACCATTCTGGTTCAATGACAAGAAGGGCAAAAGGATTAAAAGCTTTTAGAGATGAAGAATTATTAGAAATTAACCCAATTACAGCAAAAGAACTAGGAATAGAAGATGGAGAAACTGTTAAGGTTATATCTAGAAGGGGAGAAATAACTACTAAAGTTCAGCTTACTGAAAAGGTAGGGCCTGGAGTAGTATTTATGACCTTCCACTTCGCTGAATCAGCGGTAAATGTTTTAACAAACCCAGCATTAGATCCTGTCTCAAAAACTCCTGAATTTAAATCCTGTGCTGTGCGAATTGAAAAACTCTAA
- a CDS encoding redox-sensing transcriptional repressor Rex, whose product MTKFHKIPDVVIKRLPIYLRYLQQLMERDIDTVSSQQMGEDLNLNPAQIRKDLSIFGDFGVKGMGYRVTDLAEKLISILGLDKQINIALVGVGNLGAALCQYNRYQNTSTKIVALFDGHPAKVGQKIGNLVVYPMEDLPKVVKELNIKMAIITVPAQAAQGVADQLIDSGIKVILNFAPALIQAPPGVKVQNADVTTELQSLAYYL is encoded by the coding sequence ATGACAAAATTTCATAAAATACCAGATGTGGTAATAAAAAGATTACCTATTTATTTACGGTATTTGCAGCAACTAATGGAGAGGGATATCGATACAGTATCTTCTCAACAAATGGGTGAAGATTTAAATTTAAATCCTGCTCAAATTAGGAAGGACTTATCTATTTTTGGTGATTTTGGAGTAAAAGGAATGGGTTATAGGGTTACTGACCTTGCTGAAAAATTAATATCTATTTTAGGTCTTGATAAGCAAATTAACATAGCTTTGGTGGGAGTTGGTAATTTAGGTGCTGCCCTTTGTCAATATAACAGGTATCAAAATACTAGTACCAAAATTGTAGCCCTTTTTGATGGACATCCAGCAAAGGTAGGTCAAAAAATTGGTAACTTAGTTGTTTATCCGATGGAAGATTTACCCAAAGTTGTTAAAGAGCTAAATATAAAAATGGCAATAATTACTGTTCCCGCTCAAGCAGCTCAAGGGGTAGCTGATCAATTAATCGATAGTGGAATCAAAGTTATATTAAACTTTGCTCCTGCTTTAATTCAAGCTCCACCAGGAGTTAAAGTACAAAATGCCGATGTTACTACAGAACTTCAATCTTTGGCATATTATTTATAA
- the aspA gene encoding aspartate ammonia-lyase, giving the protein MASYRIEKDLLGEREIREDVYYGIQTQRALENFPITGYKPHKSLIIALAHIKKAAAQANFEVGRLNKKIADAIVAAADEILAGKLHDQFVVDVIQGGAGTSFNMNANEVIANRAIELLGGKKGDYLIVSPNTHVNMAQSTNDVFPTAIRLSALSLADGVIQALTDLVNALKSKEEEFNGILKMGRTHLQDAVPIRLGQEFGAYARLISRDVKRIKNTLDELKEINMGATAVGTGLNADPQYIELVVEKLKENTGFDLVGAENLVDATQNTDAYVNVSSALKICAVNLSKIANDLRLLASGPKCGFNEINLPPVQPGSSIMPGKVNPVMAEVVNQVAFQIIGNDHTITLASEAGQLELNVMEPVLTFNLLQSLEILRNVVIVFTEKCIKGITANIDRCQELVQKSIGIVTAINPHVGYETASQVAKEALVTGRSVREIVLERGILTEEELEIILNPYEMTKPGIAGKELLDR; this is encoded by the coding sequence GTGGCATCCTACAGAATTGAGAAAGATTTACTAGGGGAAAGGGAAATAAGGGAAGATGTGTATTATGGGATACAAACCCAGAGGGCTTTGGAAAACTTTCCAATAACAGGTTATAAGCCCCACAAAAGCTTAATCATTGCCTTAGCCCACATTAAAAAGGCTGCAGCTCAAGCTAATTTTGAAGTTGGACGTTTAAATAAAAAAATAGCAGATGCTATTGTAGCTGCTGCCGATGAAATTTTAGCTGGGAAGCTCCATGATCAATTTGTAGTGGATGTAATTCAAGGGGGAGCAGGAACATCCTTTAATATGAATGCTAATGAAGTAATAGCAAATCGGGCTATTGAGCTATTAGGAGGAAAAAAAGGAGATTACTTGATTGTTTCACCTAATACCCATGTAAATATGGCTCAGTCAACCAATGATGTTTTTCCTACCGCTATTAGGTTATCTGCTTTGTCACTAGCAGACGGTGTAATTCAAGCTTTAACTGATTTAGTAAATGCTTTAAAATCAAAAGAAGAAGAGTTTAATGGTATTCTAAAAATGGGCAGAACCCATTTGCAAGATGCAGTGCCTATAAGACTTGGACAAGAGTTTGGAGCTTATGCCCGACTAATTTCTAGAGATGTAAAAAGGATAAAGAATACTTTAGATGAATTGAAGGAAATTAATATGGGGGCAACTGCCGTTGGAACAGGCTTAAATGCAGATCCCCAATATATAGAGTTAGTAGTAGAAAAATTAAAGGAAAACACTGGTTTTGACTTGGTTGGAGCAGAAAATTTAGTAGATGCAACTCAAAATACCGATGCCTATGTTAATGTTTCCTCTGCTTTAAAAATTTGTGCAGTAAACCTATCTAAAATAGCTAATGACTTAAGGCTTTTAGCTTCAGGTCCTAAATGTGGATTTAATGAAATAAATCTACCACCGGTTCAACCGGGTTCATCAATAATGCCAGGAAAAGTTAACCCTGTAATGGCAGAAGTTGTAAATCAAGTGGCATTCCAAATTATTGGTAATGATCATACCATAACCTTAGCTTCAGAAGCTGGGCAATTAGAACTAAATGTTATGGAACCAGTATTGACTTTTAATTTATTACAATCTCTAGAGATTTTAAGGAATGTTGTAATAGTATTTACAGAAAAATGTATAAAAGGTATTACTGCTAATATAGATAGATGTCAAGAGTTGGTACAAAAAAGTATAGGTATTGTTACAGCTATCAATCCCCATGTCGGATATGAAACAGCTTCCCAAGTGGCTAAAGAAGCTTTAGTTACCGGCCGTTCTGTAAGGGAAATAGTCTTAGAAAGGGGTATATTAACTGAAGAAGAGTTAGAAATAATTCTTAACCCCTACGAAATGACAAAACCAGGAATAGCAGGGAAAGAACTATTGGATAGATAG
- the rsxC gene encoding electron transport complex subunit RsxC yields the protein MKRKSFPGGIHPLYNKELSKDKAIERMDTPKRVKILLQQHIGAPCQPLVEKGQDVVIGQKIGDTEKFVSAPIHSSISGKVVEITDKYVVIEGEDREEFVFGEKRDIDSLTADEIKGIVREAGIVGMGGAAFPTHVKLTPPEGKKFEAIILNGAECEPYLTIDDRIMTEQAEKVVYGLRALLKATGAEKGYIGIEVNKPQAIQAISEAIKNYNNIELVPLEVKYPQGGEKQLIKAVLNKEVPIGGLPVDIGALVNNVYTAAAVADAIREGKPLYERGITVTGKGVKEPKNIIVKIGTTFREVIDQCGGLTEDAAKIIAGGPMMGRAVADLDEVVTKGTSGILVLTESEVELVEEKTCIKCARCVDACPMYLMPNYLATYARKGMLEEAQKLHLFNCIECGCCSYVCPSRIPLIHLIRQGKWQVNSKKGSK from the coding sequence TTGAAAAGGAAAAGTTTTCCGGGTGGGATCCATCCTTTATACAACAAAGAGCTATCAAAGGATAAAGCTATTGAAAGAATGGATACACCCAAAAGAGTGAAGATTTTACTACAACAACACATTGGAGCACCATGTCAGCCTTTAGTAGAAAAGGGACAAGATGTGGTGATAGGTCAAAAGATAGGAGATACAGAAAAGTTTGTTTCTGCACCAATTCATTCAAGTATTTCAGGGAAAGTGGTGGAAATCACTGACAAGTATGTTGTCATTGAAGGAGAAGATAGGGAAGAGTTTGTTTTTGGCGAAAAGAGAGATATCGATTCTTTAACTGCCGATGAAATTAAAGGGATAGTTAGAGAAGCGGGAATAGTCGGTATGGGTGGTGCCGCATTTCCAACCCATGTAAAACTTACTCCACCTGAAGGGAAAAAGTTTGAAGCTATTATTTTAAACGGTGCTGAGTGTGAGCCTTATTTAACAATCGATGATAGAATTATGACTGAACAAGCTGAAAAAGTAGTTTATGGTTTAAGGGCTTTACTTAAGGCTACAGGGGCTGAAAAAGGCTACATCGGTATCGAGGTCAATAAACCCCAGGCTATTCAAGCTATATCAGAGGCTATTAAAAACTATAATAATATTGAACTAGTGCCCCTTGAAGTTAAATATCCACAAGGGGGAGAAAAACAGCTTATAAAAGCGGTTCTTAATAAAGAAGTTCCAATAGGAGGACTTCCAGTAGATATTGGTGCACTAGTTAATAATGTGTATACAGCGGCAGCTGTAGCTGATGCAATAAGGGAAGGTAAACCTCTTTATGAAAGGGGTATAACTGTTACTGGTAAAGGTGTTAAAGAACCTAAAAATATTATAGTAAAAATTGGAACTACCTTTAGGGAAGTTATTGACCAATGTGGTGGTCTAACAGAAGATGCTGCAAAAATCATAGCTGGTGGTCCTATGATGGGTAGGGCAGTTGCAGATTTAGATGAAGTTGTGACTAAAGGTACTTCTGGAATATTAGTATTGACTGAATCAGAAGTTGAATTAGTTGAAGAAAAAACTTGTATTAAATGTGCCCGTTGTGTTGATGCATGTCCAATGTATTTAATGCCCAATTATTTAGCAACTTATGCTAGAAAAGGTATGTTAGAAGAAGCCCAAAAATTACATTTGTTTAACTGTATAGAATGTGGATGCTGTTCTTATGTATGTCCATCAAGGATACCTTTGATCCATCTAATCAGACAAGGTAAATGGCAAGTAAACTCCAAAAAAGGGAGTAAATAA
- a CDS encoding RnfABCDGE type electron transport complex subunit D produces the protein MKDKFVVGPSPHIRSPRDINYIMWDVVVALIPVMLASIIFYGMAAVYILFVSTFTALFFEAIVLHKKISIRKFFGDGSAAITGILLGLSLPPVIGRELEYLWLAALGSAVAILIGKHVFGGLGKNPFNPALVGRAFLVASFSEVMAAKWITPGVDAVTAATALAPGAPDYSLFDMFIGNIPGSLGETSALAILIGGFYLLAKGHIDWRIPGGFLGAMGVYSIFYVAISQGFTPNFIQLAVNEVLFQWFSGTALLAAIYMATCYVTSPTTKKGRLYYGIGCGLILILIRYHGQLPEGATFAILFMNALTPLLDKYTIPQTFGEVKK, from the coding sequence ATGAAGGATAAATTTGTAGTTGGTCCATCTCCCCATATTAGAAGTCCTAGAGATATTAACTATATTATGTGGGATGTAGTAGTTGCCCTTATCCCTGTAATGTTAGCTTCTATAATTTTTTACGGGATGGCCGCTGTTTATATATTATTTGTAAGTACTTTTACTGCATTATTTTTTGAAGCTATTGTATTGCATAAAAAAATAAGTATTAGAAAATTCTTCGGCGATGGTTCCGCTGCTATTACTGGTATTTTACTTGGTTTAAGTTTACCACCAGTTATCGGGAGAGAACTTGAATATTTATGGCTTGCTGCTTTAGGTTCAGCAGTAGCAATTTTAATAGGAAAACATGTCTTTGGTGGTTTAGGTAAAAACCCCTTTAATCCTGCTTTAGTTGGTAGAGCTTTCTTAGTAGCTTCTTTCTCAGAAGTAATGGCAGCTAAATGGATTACTCCTGGAGTGGATGCAGTAACTGCTGCAACAGCCTTAGCTCCTGGCGCCCCCGATTATAGTTTATTTGATATGTTTATCGGGAATATTCCTGGGAGTTTAGGTGAAACATCGGCTTTAGCTATACTAATTGGTGGTTTTTATTTACTAGCTAAAGGTCATATTGATTGGAGAATTCCAGGTGGCTTTTTAGGAGCAATGGGAGTTTATTCTATTTTCTATGTAGCTATTTCCCAAGGATTTACTCCTAATTTTATCCAATTAGCAGTTAATGAGGTTTTATTCCAATGGTTTTCTGGTACAGCCCTTTTAGCTGCAATCTATATGGCAACTTGTTATGTTACTTCTCCAACTACTAAAAAAGGTAGGTTGTATTATGGAATTGGTTGTGGTCTTATCTTAATATTAATTAGATACCATGGACAACTACCTGAAGGTGCAACCTTTGCCATCTTATTTATGAATGCTTTAACTCCTTTATTGGATAAATATACAATACCTCAAACTTTTGGGGAGGTGAAGAAATAA